The Gordonia mangrovi genome includes the window GCGACCGGACGGCGTGTCGTCCACCGGGTCGAACAGATCGGGAAAGCCCGGCGCCACATCGACGCGGTCGGACCCGCCGACCTCTCGGACCGCCTCGGCGAGCGCGGTGAGCTCGTAGTCCTCGGCGATCGGCGCGGAGAACCCGCTCTCGCTGCGCAGCATCTCCCAACCTCGCGGCACGGTGATCCTTCGGGCATGTTCGTCGCACAGATCCCACGAATGCGGCTCGGCACTGCCGGCCAACGGACCGATCACCGCGGTCGATTCGGCGTAGACGAAGGTCAGGGTAGCCACCGCGGAACGGGCGCAGCCGGGCCTGCAGCACTGTCGGGGGAGCTTCACGCAGTCGAGGTTAGCCCCGCGGGGCGGTCGCCGCCCGCGGCGACACGCGCGCACGGCGAAACCCACCTCACCCGAGACAGCGCCGTGACAACTACCTACACTCTCGACATGCGCTTCGATCCGCCCCGCCCGTCGCGTGGCCGTGCCGACGACCCACGCGGTCGTGGGCAGGATGGGCGGGGGCGGGTGAACCAGATCCGCGGCCGGTCCACCGAGTCGCGAACCGGTGGGCCCGCCCGTCGGTCCGGCCGGCGGATGGGAGTGCGCGACCGGCGCGGGCGAGGCCTGCGCTCACCGTTGTTGCCGCAGTCGGTGCCGGCGTTCGCCAGCCGGGCCGATTCGTTCGACGTGGTCGCGCTCGAAGCGTTCGCAGAGATCGATGCGCGCTGGCACGAGCAACTCGTGGGACTCGACATCGCCGTCGACGACATCCCGCGCATGCTGCCGAGAGATCCGGAGTCGATCCAGTGGCCCGACGAGGTCACCGCCGACGGTGCCGTACCGCTGGCCCGCCTCATTCCCGCCGGCGTCGATGTGACCGGTCAACCGACCCGGGCCCAGATCATCCTGTTTCGTCGGCCGTTGGAGATCCGCGCCAAGCGTGGTGCCGATCTGCTGGAGCTGGTGCACGAAGTGCTGGTCCAGCAGGTGGCCACCCACCTCGGCGTCGACGAGGACACCGTCGACCGCGGACCGGAGTGAGTGCCGGCCCGATGACCCCGGCCGCGCGATCGGGACGATCCGGTCCGGTCAGATGAAGCGGGTCAGATGATCCCGCGCTTGAGGCGACGCCGCTCACGCTCGGAGAGGCCGCCCCAGATGCCGAAGCGCTCGTCGTTGTGCAGTGCGTACTCGAGGCACTCCGACTTCACCTCGCAGCCCTGGCAGATCCTTTTGGCCTCGCGCGTCGACCCGCCCTTCTCGGGAAAGAAGGCCTCCGGATCGGTCTGCGCACACAACGCGCGGTCCTGCCACTGCTCCTCGACCGCGTCGAAGAGGTCGTCGAAGTCATTGGGCACCAGGGAAAGATGGCGGCGCTGAGGCCACGGCGAATTCTCCACCGGCTCAGCGGAATCCACGCTGATCATCGTCGGCATGGACGAATCAGGGGCCAGCCCAATGGGATTGATCCCCATGTCGGCCCCGGCAAGCTCTTCCGTCCGATCGATCGGCGCGGCAGGGCTGTATTGATCGGAAACATTACGTGGTTCAAGGGGATTGCCGATCGGGTTCTCAAAAGCCATCGTCGGCGCCTCCTAGCTCGAGAGTCTGTCAGTTCCAGTTACCGCCGGATGCGGCCACCCTGCCGCTCCGCCGCATCTGCCCACACCGTCGATCTCACCGCGTGTCCGGGTGCATACCCTCCGAGCCCTTCGAACATGTGAGCGAAAGCCTTGCGCTCCATCGATTCTCGATCTCGAAACTCGGAATGACACTGATGTGATTACACACGGCCGAGGCCATCGCGGTCAAGTTAAACCGAAAGATTCCTTATTACCACCTGTATTCGGGATCCCTCGGTCCGACACGGACCGGCGGGTGGACATCTGCAATCTCACAGATTGTCGATCTCCTCCCCCCAGAGTGGCACCCATGATAGCGAATGCCGCGGCAGATGGACGCCCCCTTGTCTCCCCACCCACCGTGACCTCCACCTTTCGGCGGACGCACCGCGGTCGCGAGATCCGGTCCGGACATCACTAGAGTGAACAAGGTGAGAGTGACGGTCCTCGTGGGCGGCGTCGGTGGCGCCCGTTTCCTGTCCGGCGTGCGGGAGATATTCGGCCCCACACCCTTTCCCGATCCGGTCGACGATGCCGATGGCCGGGAGCACGAGGTGACCGCGATCGTCAACGTCGGCGACGATGCCTGGATGCACGGTGTGCGCATCTGCCCGGACCTCGACACCTGCATGTACACCCTCGGCGGCGGCATCGACACCACCCGCGGCTGGGGCCGGACGGGCGAGACGTGGCACGCCAAGGAGGAGTTGGCCGTTTATGGTGCCGACCCGGATTGGTTCGGCCTCGGAGACCGCGACCTGGCCACCCATCTGATCCGCACCCAGATGCTCGATGCCGGCTACCGACTCTCCGACGTGACCGCCGCCCTCTGTCGCCGATGGCAGCCCGGGGTGCGCTTGCTGCCGGCCACCGACGACCGGCACGAGACCCATGTGGTGGTGGCCAAACCCGACGGCGACGAGGGCGACCGGGTGGCGATCCACTTCCAGGAATGGTGGGTCCGCCATCGCGCCCGCATACCCACCTTCGGATTCGCACAGGTCGGCTCGGACGACACCCGGGCGGCACCGGGGGTCGCCGAGGCGATCGCCGACGCCGACGTCGTACTGATCGCCCCGAGCAATCCGGTGGTCAGCATCGGCGCAATCGTGAGCGTGCCCGGCATCCGCAGTGCGCTGCGGACCACATCCGCGCCGGTGGTCGGCATCTCTCCGGTGATCGACAATCGGCCGCTGCGTGGGATGGCAGATGAATGCCTGTCGGTGATCGGTGTGCAGTCCTCCGCAGAAGCCATCGCGGCCCACTACGGCGCCCGCAGCGGCAACGGAATCCTCGATGGCTGGCTCGTGGCCGAGGGCGACCACGCCGTCGTCGACGGCATCGCCATCGGCTCGGCGCCGTTGTTGATGAGCGATCCGGCCGCCACCGCGCAGATGGTGCGCGATGCGTGTGCACTCGTGGGCGTCACCACTCCCGACGTGAACCTCGGCCCCGCCGGAGAGCCGTCATGACCGGTGAAACCGGCCCGGTCGATCACGCGGCGACCGCCGGCCTCGAGATCCGGCCGGTCACCGGCCTCGGCGAGTTCGCGGCCGGTATGGACATCGCCGCCGAACTCCTCGCCGCGGCCCCGTGGCTCGCCGACGGCGACGTGATCGTGGCGACCAGCAAGATCTTCTCCAAGGTCGAGGGGCGCATGGTGACCGCGCCGACCGACCCCGATGAGCGAGATGCCCTGCGCCGCCGGTTGATCGAGGCAGAATCGGTGCGGGTTCTGGCGCGCAAGAACCGAACCCTGATCACCGAGAACCGCAACGGCCTCGTGCAGGCCGCCGCCGGGGTCGACGGCTCAAACGTCGCAACCGACCGACTCGCACTGCTGCCGGTCGACCCGGACGCCAGCGCGGCCGCCCTCCGGAGTCGCCTCCGGGAGCTGGCCGCGCTCGACGTGGCGGTGGTGGTCACCGACACCATGGGCCGGGCCTGGCGCAACGGCCAGACCGACGTCGCGATCGGTTCAGCGGGGGTGGCCGTCTCCCATCCCTATGACGGCCGCGTCGATGCGCACGGCAACCCATTGATCGTCACCGACATCGCCGTCGCCGACGAGATCGCCGCTGCGGCCGACCTCGTCAAGGGCAAACTCGGCGGCGTGCCCGTGGCGGTGATCCGTGGCCTGGATCCCATCGACGATGGTTCGCGAGCGGCCGACCTGGTCCGGCCCGCCGAGGAGGATCTGTTCCGGCTCGGCACCGCCGAGGCGATCGAGGTCGGCCGACGCGAGGCGCTGCTGACCCGCCGATCGGTCCGGTCGTTCGCGCCCGAACCCATCGACAGCGAGATCATGCACGCCGCGTTCGCGGATGCGTTGACCGCGCCCGCCCCCCACCACACCCATCCCGTCCGCTTCGTCTGGGTGCGGTCCGGGGATCGACGAGCGCAGCTGCTCGACGAGATGCGGCAGGCCTGGCGTGTCGATCTGGAGGGCGATGCGAAGTCACCGGAGTCGGTGACCAGGCGACTGAACCGAGGCCAGATCCTTTACGACGCACCGGAGCTGGTGATCCCCTTCCTGGTTCCCGACGGCGCCCACGAGTATCCCGACGCGCGACGCAACGCCGCCGAGCACACGATGTTCACCGTCGCCGCGGGCGGCGCGGTGAACGCACTGCTGGTGGCGTTGTCGGTGCGCGGGGTCGGCAGCTGCTGGATCGGTTCCACCATCTTCGCACCGGAGGTGGTGCGCCGGGTGCTCGAGCTCGACGCCCGCTGGCACCCGCTCGGTGCGGTCGCCGTCGGCCGACCGCTGACCGACAGCCCGACGCGCGCACCCGCCGACACCGCGGGCCTGGTGATCGAGCGATGAGCGTGTCGTCGCTGCATGCGTCGACGGTGGCCGCCCTGGAGTCGTGGGGTGCTCCCGGGGCCGAGCAGGACTCGTTGCGACACACCTACCTCGCATTCCTGGCCGCGTCCCCGGATGCCTGTCTGCGTGCCAGCGAACCTGGCCACATCACCGCGTCGGCGATCGTCTTCGACGCGACGCTGCGCCATGTGCTGCTGACGCTGCATCCGCGGGTGGGCAAGTGGATTCAGCTCGGCGGCCACTGCGAACCCGACGACGCGACGATCGCGGACGCAGCCGCCCGGGAGGCGGGCGAGGAGTCCGGTATCGCGACCCTGCATCTCTCGTCGTCGCCGGTGCACCTGCACACCCACCCGATCACCTGCTCGCTCGGCCTGCCGACCCGGCATCTCGACGTGCGCTACGCCGCCGTCGCCGAGCCGACCCCCGACGGATCGCCCCCACCGATCGTGCGCAGCGACGAGTCGATCGATCTGGCGTGGTGGTCGATCGACGCACTTCCCGACAACGCCGACAACGCCGACGTGCCGGAGCTGATCCGACAAGGCCTCGACGTCCTTCGGTAGCCGATACGGTCCTGCGGGCGTCGCAGACGTGGACTCAGACGCGGAAACCCTTGCCCACGGTCACGACACCCCCGCCGCTCACCGAGAATCGCTCCCGATCGGCGGTGGCGTCGACCCCGAGCTGCACCCCTTCACCGACCGTGACGTTCTTGTCGAGGATGGCGTGACGAACCACGGCGCCCTTGCTGATCCGCACGCCGGGCATCAGCACGCTGCCCTCGACGATCGCACCGTCTTCGATGACCACATTCGCCGACAGCACCGAGTCACTGACGGTCCCGGCGGAGATGATGCAGCCGGCGCCGACCACCGAATCCTGCGCGGTACCGCCCTGGACGAACTTCGCGGGCGGCAGATTGACGGTCTCGCCCCGGATCGGCCAGCGCTGGTTGTAGAGATTGAAGACCGGATGCACGGACACCAGATCCATATGGGCGTCATAGAACGCGTCGAGCGTACCGACGTCTCGCCAGTATCCCTTGTCCCGCTCCGTCTCCCCCGGCACCTCGTTGTCCTTGAAATCGTAGACGTATGCGCGTTCCCGTCGCACGAACGCCGGGATGATGTCGCCACCCATGTCGTGGTCGGAGTCCGAGTCGGCGGCGTCGGCGCGGATCGCATCCACCAGGGCATCGGTGGTGAACACATAATTGCCCATCGACGCAAAGGTGACGTCGGGATCGTCCGGGGTCCCGGGCGGCTCGGCCGGCTTCTCCAGGAATCGGGTGATCCGGCCCGACGCATCGGAGTCGATGCAGCCGAACGCGGTCGCCTCGGCCCGGGGGACCCGGATGCCGGCGACGGTGACGTCGGCGCCCGAATCGATGTGGGCCTCGACCATCTGCGAGGGATCCATCCGGTAGACGTGATCGGCACCGAAGACGACGATGTACTCGGGCCGCTCGTCGGTTATCAGGTTCATCGACTGGAAGATCGCGTCGGCGCTGCCGGTGTACCAGCGCGGGCCGAGCCGCTGCTGCGCGGGCACCGGGGTGATGTACTCGCCGTGAAAGCCCGAGGAGAACCAGGTCTGGGAGATGTGACGGTCGAGTGAATGAGACTTGTACTGCGTGAGAACACAGATGCGTTCGTAGCCGGCGTTGACGAGATTGGAGAGCACGAAGTCGATCAGGCGGTAGGAACCGCCGAATGGCACCGCCGGTTTCGCACGATCCATCGTCAGGGGGTACAGGCGCTTCCCCTCACCGCCTGCGAGAACGATTCCGAGCACGTGCGGCTGTGATCTCACATGGTCCAACTTAACTGGCATCGAACGTCGCGGCTAGGTGAATGGCCGCTACCGGCCCCCGGTGTCGTGCGACACCAGTTTCCGGCACCGATGGCGAAGTCGCGACGATCCGGTTAGCGTCGTGCCCATGAGGGTGGCGATGATGACCCGGGAATATCCACCCGAGGTGTACGGCGGTGCCGGCGTACACGTCACGGAA containing:
- a CDS encoding DUF3499 domain-containing protein, producing MKLPRQCCRPGCARSAVATLTFVYAESTAVIGPLAGSAEPHSWDLCDEHARRITVPRGWEMLRSESGFSAPIAEDYELTALAEAVREVGGSDRVDVAPGFPDLFDPVDDTPSGRHRRGRGVSSPEPPPPAEGPTGRSPHSARPRPGRRGHLRVLPDPID
- a CDS encoding metallopeptidase family protein, whose product is MGVRDRRGRGLRSPLLPQSVPAFASRADSFDVVALEAFAEIDARWHEQLVGLDIAVDDIPRMLPRDPESIQWPDEVTADGAVPLARLIPAGVDVTGQPTRAQIILFRRPLEIRAKRGADLLELVHEVLVQQVATHLGVDEDTVDRGPE
- a CDS encoding WhiB family transcriptional regulator, whose amino-acid sequence is MVPNDFDDLFDAVEEQWQDRALCAQTDPEAFFPEKGGSTREAKRICQGCEVKSECLEYALHNDERFGIWGGLSERERRRLKRGII
- the cofD gene encoding 2-phospho-L-lactate transferase produces the protein MRVTVLVGGVGGARFLSGVREIFGPTPFPDPVDDADGREHEVTAIVNVGDDAWMHGVRICPDLDTCMYTLGGGIDTTRGWGRTGETWHAKEELAVYGADPDWFGLGDRDLATHLIRTQMLDAGYRLSDVTAALCRRWQPGVRLLPATDDRHETHVVVAKPDGDEGDRVAIHFQEWWVRHRARIPTFGFAQVGSDDTRAAPGVAEAIADADVVLIAPSNPVVSIGAIVSVPGIRSALRTTSAPVVGISPVIDNRPLRGMADECLSVIGVQSSAEAIAAHYGARSGNGILDGWLVAEGDHAVVDGIAIGSAPLLMSDPAATAQMVRDACALVGVTTPDVNLGPAGEPS
- a CDS encoding coenzyme F420-0:L-glutamate ligase; protein product: MTGETGPVDHAATAGLEIRPVTGLGEFAAGMDIAAELLAAAPWLADGDVIVATSKIFSKVEGRMVTAPTDPDERDALRRRLIEAESVRVLARKNRTLITENRNGLVQAAAGVDGSNVATDRLALLPVDPDASAAALRSRLRELAALDVAVVVTDTMGRAWRNGQTDVAIGSAGVAVSHPYDGRVDAHGNPLIVTDIAVADEIAAAADLVKGKLGGVPVAVIRGLDPIDDGSRAADLVRPAEEDLFRLGTAEAIEVGRREALLTRRSVRSFAPEPIDSEIMHAAFADALTAPAPHHTHPVRFVWVRSGDRRAQLLDEMRQAWRVDLEGDAKSPESVTRRLNRGQILYDAPELVIPFLVPDGAHEYPDARRNAAEHTMFTVAAGGAVNALLVALSVRGVGSCWIGSTIFAPEVVRRVLELDARWHPLGAVAVGRPLTDSPTRAPADTAGLVIER
- a CDS encoding NUDIX hydrolase; this translates as MSVSSLHASTVAALESWGAPGAEQDSLRHTYLAFLAASPDACLRASEPGHITASAIVFDATLRHVLLTLHPRVGKWIQLGGHCEPDDATIADAAAREAGEESGIATLHLSSSPVHLHTHPITCSLGLPTRHLDVRYAAVAEPTPDGSPPPIVRSDESIDLAWWSIDALPDNADNADVPELIRQGLDVLR
- the glgC gene encoding glucose-1-phosphate adenylyltransferase, whose protein sequence is MRSQPHVLGIVLAGGEGKRLYPLTMDRAKPAVPFGGSYRLIDFVLSNLVNAGYERICVLTQYKSHSLDRHISQTWFSSGFHGEYITPVPAQQRLGPRWYTGSADAIFQSMNLITDERPEYIVVFGADHVYRMDPSQMVEAHIDSGADVTVAGIRVPRAEATAFGCIDSDASGRITRFLEKPAEPPGTPDDPDVTFASMGNYVFTTDALVDAIRADAADSDSDHDMGGDIIPAFVRRERAYVYDFKDNEVPGETERDKGYWRDVGTLDAFYDAHMDLVSVHPVFNLYNQRWPIRGETVNLPPAKFVQGGTAQDSVVGAGCIISAGTVSDSVLSANVVIEDGAIVEGSVLMPGVRISKGAVVRHAILDKNVTVGEGVQLGVDATADRERFSVSGGGVVTVGKGFRV